The genomic interval GGAGTTCGAGGGCGTGATCGCCCAGCTCAGAAGGTTCGGTGGAACCCACGGGATTCGGCTCTACGCCAACCCCGGCAGCACGGTGCAGTTCGTGGCCGCTCGCACCAACGCGAGCGGAATCGGCTCCGTGAGCTTCGCCGTCGCGGGGTATCTTCTGGCCCCCTGAGGCGCCACGCGGCTCGCGGGTCTACGGCATCGAAGAGAGCCCGGAGGTGGATACCCATGATGACCCCTGAGAAAGAGACGGCCTTCGGCTGGATCGACGCGAACCGGGCGCGCCTGTCCGAGGCGCACCTCACGGTCTGGCATTACGCCGAGCCGGCCTGGCGGGAGTACCGGTCGGCCGCCTTCTACGTCGACCTCCTCCGGAAGGAGGGCTTCGACGTGGAGGCCGGGACCGCCACCATGCCCACCGCCTTCCGCGCCCGGTGGGGCCGCGGGCGACCGGTCCTGGCCACCTACGCCGAGTACGACGCGGTGCCCGGAATGTCCCAGGGGCCCGTGCCCTACCGGCAGCCGCGGGAGGGCTTCCCCCGCTGGGCGGCCGGCCACACCGATCCCCACTCGGCACTCGGGATCGGCGCCCTGGGCGGCGTCCTCTCGGCCAAGGCCGCCATGGAGCGCCACGGGCTCCGCGGCACGCTCGAGCTCTTCGGGGAGCCGGCCGAGAAGGTGTGCGGCTCGAAGCCGGTCCACGCCGCCCACGGCTACTACGACGACCTGGACGCGGCGGTGAGCTTCCACCCCACCTCGCTCCCCGCCCTCGCCAACACGGTCGTGTGGGACACCCACTGCGGCTGCTACTGGTCGAAGATCTACACCTTCGAGTGCGAGCAGCCGGAGACGTGGGGGAGCGCGGGGACACGGGAGGGCACCAACAATCCCCACACGGTCGCCC from Candidatus Methylomirabilota bacterium carries:
- a CDS encoding amidohydrolase; its protein translation is MTPEKETAFGWIDANRARLSEAHLTVWHYAEPAWREYRSAAFYVDLLRKEGFDVEAGTATMPTAFRARWGRGRPVLATYAEYDAVPGMSQGPVPYRQPREGFPRWAAGHTDPHSALGIGALGGVLSAKAAMERHGLRGTLELFGEPAEKVCGSKPVHAAHGYYDDLDAAVSFHPTSLPALANTVVWDTHCGCYWSKIYTFECEQPETWGSAGTREGTNNPHTVARPPAALDAVCLMYTTTKYTKEAMLPHRGTWTLNEFVLVAGQATSDNLAPTVGQIQYAWRCPSLEMAARIEAVLDQNARHVAALTHCTVREGWVSKTRVGLPNHAMAEITYESLELAGPPRLPEEARMFAREIQRTLGLEPMADPFMPEIQELTPPPVG